Proteins found in one Populus alba chromosome 14, ASM523922v2, whole genome shotgun sequence genomic segment:
- the LOC118036319 gene encoding probable carbohydrate esterase At4g34215 codes for MLSLLFLVLLIQANLSMSEQLPQNIFILAGQSNMAGRGGVVNNTKNGIASWDGIVPVQCQPNPSILRLSASLTWVQAHEPLHADIDYNKTNGVGPGMSFANAILTKVPNFGSIGLVPCAMGGTSISEWAKGGFLYDQLVRRTQFALQRGGVIRAMLWYQGESDTQIREDADAYKGRLDRFFIDLRADLGYPTLPIIQVALASGEGPYVEIVRNAQLGINLPNVQCVDAKGLPLEPDRVHLTTPAQVQLGQVLTDAFLQSLPSPIHIANNSCRRFSNLMFHFLIGPLLRFVLFIVPFT; via the exons ATGCTTTCCTTGTTGTTCTTGGTTCTTCTAATTCAAGCCAATCTATCCATGTCTGAACAACTGCCTCAAAACATATTTATCTTGGCCGGACAGAGCAACATGGCCGGCCGTGGAGGCGTAGTCAACAACACCAAGAACGGCATCGCCTCATGGGACGGCATTGTTCCTGTTCAATGCCAACCAAACCCATCGATTCTCCGGCTAAGTGCCAGCCTCACATGGGTCCAAGCCCATGAACCTCTACACGCCGACATTGATTATAACAAGACCAACGGGGTTGGACCAGGGATGTCGTTTGCCAACGCAATCTTGACTAAAGTGCCTAACTTCGGTTCCATTGGTTTAGTACCGTGCGCCATGGGAGGCACTTCTATAAGTGAATGGGCAAAGGGAGGTTTCCTCTATGACCAGTTGGTGAGGAGGACTCAGTTTGCTCTGCAGAGGGGGGGAGTCATTAGAGCCATGTTATGGTATCAAGGAGAAAGTGATACCCAAATCAGAGAAGATGCTGATGCGTATAAAGGAAGGCTGGACAGATTTTTCATAGATCTCCGCGCAGATCTAGGGTATCCAACGCTACCTATAATCCAG gtggCTCTGGCATCCGGGGAGGGGCCGTATGTGGAGATTGTGAGAAACGCTCAGCTGGGAATTAACCTTCCTAACGTGCAGTGTGTTGACGCCAAGGGACTTCCACTCGAACCGGATAGGGTGCACCTTACCACGCCGGCTCAGGTTCAACTCGGTCAGGTTTTGACCGATGCATTTCTTCAATCTTTGCCTAGCCCAATTCACATTGCCAATAATTCTTGTAGGAGATTTTCAAATCTCATGTTTCACTTTCTTATCGGTCCATTGTTGAGATTTGTTTTGTTCATTGTACCTTTTACGtag